The DNA segment GCGCCGACGGGTTGTTCGCGATGCGTTCGGCGGAGCGGCGGCTGGAGATCATGCACGATCCCCGTCACGGCACCTACGCGATCGTCGGGATGGCGATGCTCAGCGTCGTGTGGCTGTACGCGCTGGCGCAAATCCCGGCGCCGATGCTGCCGGTTACGCTTGCCCTCACCGGGTTCTTCGCGCGCTGGAGCGCGGTCGGCCCGCGCACGATCGGTGCAATGCTGCCCGGAGCGGTGCTGGCGGTCGCACTGCTGGTGCTGCTGCACAACCATCGGGCGGCCGTACTGATCGGCGTCGTCATTGCTCTGGCCACCTCGTTCGTCGTCGAACTCTTCGCGCGGCGCCGGTTGAGCGGCGTCATTTCCGGCGACTGCTACGGTGCTGCGATCGTCGTCAGCGAGGTCGCGCTGCTGCTCTCGTTTCCGTATCTAGTAGCGCTGCGATGATCTCGGCGGTATCGACCAGGCGCGGACCCGGGCGATTGAGGTAGGCGTTGCCGTCGATCGGATACACGCGGTCCTCGCGTACGGCGCGCAGCGACCGCCAGATCGCGTTTCGATCGAGCTGCGCGATCGCCGCGCGCGTGCGTTCCAGATCGAACCCGCACGGGCCGACCACGATCGCATCGGGATCCTCGCGCGCAATCGCCGTCCATTCCAGCACCTGCGAATTCGCTCCCGGATTACCGAGAACGGGCTGCGCTCCGGCCAGCTCCACCAGTCCCGGCGTCCAGTGGCCGCCGCTCATCGGCGGATCGGTCCACTCGAGCACGAGCACGCGCGGACGCGGCGCGCGCGTACCGGTGCGCTCGCGCAAGGCATCGACGCGTGTTCGAAGGGCATCTACCAGCGCGTCGGCACCGTCACGATGTCCGGTAAGCGGGCCGAGATACGCGATCGTCGCGAAGACGTCGTCGAGCGACGAGGGTTCGAGCGAGATCAGGCGCGGATCGCCGCGCAGGCGCCGCACCGCGCGTTCGAC comes from the Candidatus Baltobacteraceae bacterium genome and includes:
- a CDS encoding adenosylcobinamide-GDP ribazoletransferase — translated: MRLLRAFGAAFSYFSILPGPSYDGAADDDAIAFLPFVGLLIGALAGLGGYGSAQLTHSPIAAAIAAWLLTIALSGAIHLDGFLDCADGLFAMRSAERRLEIMHDPRHGTYAIVGMAMLSVVWLYALAQIPAPMLPVTLALTGFFARWSAVGPRTIGAMLPGAVLAVALLVLLHNHRAAVLIGVVIALATSFVVELFARRRLSGVISGDCYGAAIVVSEVALLLSFPYLVALR
- a CDS encoding cobalamin-binding protein, with protein sequence MRIVSLLPSATEILFDIGAGPQVVGVTHECDYPSGATTLPKLTASALPQAGSPAEIDRHVRRSLHEGSSLYHLDADLLERLAPDLIVTQELCAVCAVSYEIVERAVRRLRGDPRLISLEPSSLDDVFATIAYLGPLTGHRDGADALVDALRTRVDALRERTGTRAPRPRVLVLEWTDPPMSGGHWTPGLVELAGAQPVLGNPGANSQVLEWTAIAREDPDAIVVGPCGFDLERTRAAIAQLDRNAIWRSLRAVREDRVYPIDGNAYLNRPGPRLVDTAEIIAALLDTETRAAARPR